In Festucalex cinctus isolate MCC-2025b chromosome 5, RoL_Fcin_1.0, whole genome shotgun sequence, a single genomic region encodes these proteins:
- the coq5 gene encoding 2-methoxy-6-polyprenyl-1,4-benzoquinol methylase, mitochondrial — translation MAASVRLLVRRVLRRSSAGVSFSAAGSWSLSACCCAPPSRRSFSDGAAEKNTHFGFETVPEAEKAKKVYKVFENVAQKYDVMNDAMSLGIHRLWKDALLHAMQPQPGARLLDVAGGTGDIAFRFLEYVAYQKERRLARRTVDWAQTASRPDMCDSYLGNREGDDEGEEDAPRRSRVVVCDINKEMLKVGKQKAQRVGLDDGVSWVVGDAEELPFDDNQFDIYTIAFGLRNVTHVDLALQEAVRVLKPGGRFMCLEFSKVTNPILARLYDAYSFQVIPVLGEVIAGDWKSYQYLVESIRKFPAQEELKELLEDASFSCVRYHNWTGGVVSLHSGFKL, via the exons ATGGCAGCCTCCGTCCGGCTGCTGGTTCGGAGGGTTCTTCGTCGATCTTCCGCGGGCGTCTCCTTCTCTGCGGCGGGCAGTTGGAGCCTGTCAGCCTGCTGCTGTGCACCACCGTCCCGCCGAAGTTTTAGTGACGGAGCCGCGGAGAAAAACACTCATTTCGGCTTCGAAACTgtcccggaagccgaaaaggcgaAAAAAG tgtacaaGGTGTTTGAGAACGTGGCTCAGAAGTACGACGTGATGAACGACGCCATGAGTCTGGGCATCCATCGTCTGTGGAAAGACGCGCTGCTGCACGCCATGCAACCCCAGCCCGGCGCTCGCCTCCTGGACGTGGCCGGCGGAACAG GCGACATCGCTTTCCGTTTCCTGGAATACGTGGCCTACCAAAAAGAGCGTCGCCTGGCCAGGCGGACAGTGGACTGGGCGCAGACGGCGTCACGGCCGGACATGTGCGACAGTTACCTGGGCAACCGGGAGGGGGACGACGAGGGTGAGGAAGACGCACCCCGCCGATCCAGGGTGGTGGTCTGTGACATCAACAAGGAGATGCTGAAAGTGGGCAAGCAGAAAGCTCAGCGCGTCGGCCTTGATGACG GTGTGTCGTGGGTGGTGGGAGACGCGGAGGAGCTGCCGTTCGACGACAaccagtttgacatttacacgaTTGCGTTCGGCCTTCGCAACGTCACGCACGTGGACCTG gCCCTGCAGGAGGCCGTGCGTGTCCTGAAGCCCGGAGGCCGGTTCATGTGTTTGGAGTTCAGCAAGGTGACCAATCCCATCTTGGCCAG gCTTTACGACGCTTACAGCTTTCAGGTGATCCCAGTTTTGGGCGAGGTGATCGCAGGTGACTGGAAGTCGTACCAGTATTTGGTGGAAAGCATCCGCAAGTTTCCTGCTCAG GAAGAGTTGAAGGAACTGCTGGAGGATGCGAGTTTTTCCTGCGTGCGCTACCACAACTGGACAGGCGGCGTGGTCTCTCTTCACTCAGGCTTCAAGCTGTGA